In Bacillus cereus ATCC 14579, a single window of DNA contains:
- a CDS encoding heavy metal translocating P-type ATPase, with product MNEKKEANLQISGMTCAACANRIEKGLKKVEGVHEANVNFALEKTKIMYDPTKTNPQQFKEKVESLGYGIVSDKAEFTVSGMTCAACANRVEKRLNKVDGGNKATVNFALESATVDFNPDEVNVNEMKSAITKLGYKLEVKPDDQDASTDHRLQEIERQKKKFIISFILSFPLLWAMVSHFSFTSFIYLPDMLMNPWVQLALATPVQFIIGGQFYVGAYKALRNKSANMDVLVALGTSAAYFYSVYLSIQSIGSSEHMTDLYFETSAVLITLIILGKLFEAKAKGRSSEAIKKLMGLQAKTATVVRDGTEIKILIEEVVTGDIVYVKPGEKIPVDGEIVEGKSAIDESMLTGESIPVDKSIGDVVIGSTINKNGFLKVKATKVGRDTALAQIIKVVEEAQGSKAPIQRVADQISGIFVPVVVVIAIITFAVWMIFVTPGDFGGALEKMIAVLVIACPCALGLATPTSIMAGSGRSAEYGILFKGGEHLEATHRLDTVILDKTGTVTNGKPVLTDVIVADGFNENELLRLVGAAERNSEHPLAEAIVEGIKEKKIDIPSSETFEAIPGFGIESVVEGKHLLIGTRRLMKKFNIDIEEVSKSMEALEREGKTAMLIAIDKEYAGIVAVADTVKDTSKAAIARLKKMGLDVVMITGDNTQTAQAIAKQVGIDHVIAEVLPEGKAEEVKKLQANGKKVAMVGDGINDAPALATANIGMAIGTGTDVAMEAADITLIRGDLNSIADAIFMSKMTIRNIKQNLFWALAYNALGIPIAALGFLAPWVAGAAMAFSSVSVVLNALRLQRVKLKP from the coding sequence ATGAATGAAAAAAAAGAGGCCAATCTTCAAATATCAGGAATGACATGTGCGGCATGTGCAAATAGAATTGAAAAAGGTCTAAAAAAAGTAGAAGGTGTTCATGAGGCAAATGTAAATTTTGCGCTTGAAAAAACAAAAATAATGTACGATCCAACTAAAACAAATCCGCAACAATTTAAAGAAAAAGTTGAATCATTAGGATATGGAATTGTAAGTGATAAAGCTGAATTTACTGTTTCAGGAATGACATGTGCAGCATGTGCAAATAGAGTTGAAAAGCGTTTAAATAAGGTAGATGGTGGGAACAAGGCGACAGTAAATTTTGCTTTAGAATCAGCCACAGTAGACTTTAACCCTGATGAAGTTAATGTAAATGAAATGAAGAGCGCGATTACGAAGCTAGGATATAAATTAGAAGTGAAACCAGATGATCAAGATGCATCAACTGATCATCGATTACAAGAAATTGAAAGACAAAAGAAGAAGTTTATTATTTCGTTTATTTTATCTTTCCCATTATTGTGGGCAATGGTTAGTCATTTCTCATTTACGTCATTTATTTATTTACCGGATATGTTAATGAACCCTTGGGTGCAACTAGCACTTGCAACTCCTGTTCAATTTATCATTGGTGGACAGTTTTATGTTGGGGCTTATAAAGCGTTACGCAATAAAAGTGCTAATATGGATGTTCTCGTGGCGCTTGGAACGTCGGCCGCGTACTTCTATAGTGTATATTTAAGTATTCAATCTATTGGTTCTTCGGAACATATGACAGATTTATATTTTGAAACGAGTGCGGTACTTATTACATTAATTATTTTAGGTAAATTATTTGAAGCGAAAGCAAAAGGGCGCTCATCAGAAGCAATTAAAAAATTGATGGGTTTACAAGCGAAGACAGCTACAGTTGTGCGAGATGGAACAGAAATAAAAATTTTGATTGAAGAAGTAGTAACTGGTGATATCGTCTATGTAAAGCCTGGTGAAAAAATACCAGTAGATGGTGAGATTGTAGAAGGAAAGTCAGCAATTGATGAATCGATGTTAACGGGTGAAAGTATTCCTGTTGATAAGTCAATTGGGGATGTAGTAATAGGTTCGACAATAAATAAAAATGGATTTTTAAAAGTGAAAGCAACTAAGGTAGGAAGAGATACTGCATTAGCTCAAATTATTAAAGTAGTAGAAGAGGCACAAGGTTCAAAAGCTCCTATTCAAAGGGTAGCAGATCAAATTTCAGGTATTTTCGTACCGGTTGTAGTTGTGATTGCGATTATCACCTTTGCAGTATGGATGATATTTGTTACACCTGGTGATTTTGGCGGAGCACTTGAGAAAATGATAGCAGTACTTGTTATTGCTTGTCCATGTGCATTAGGTCTTGCAACGCCTACATCTATTATGGCAGGATCAGGAAGATCGGCTGAGTATGGTATTTTATTTAAAGGTGGAGAGCATTTAGAAGCAACGCACCGATTAGATACGGTTATTCTAGATAAAACGGGTACAGTGACAAATGGGAAGCCGGTATTAACAGATGTAATTGTAGCAGATGGATTCAATGAAAATGAACTGCTTAGATTAGTAGGGGCAGCAGAAAGAAATTCTGAACATCCGCTTGCAGAAGCGATTGTAGAAGGAATTAAAGAAAAGAAAATTGATATCCCGAGTTCAGAAACGTTTGAAGCGATTCCGGGATTTGGTATCGAATCAGTTGTAGAAGGAAAACACTTATTAATTGGTACACGTCGATTAATGAAGAAATTCAATATTGATATTGAAGAAGTTTCTAAATCAATGGAAGCGCTAGAACGAGAAGGAAAAACAGCAATGCTTATTGCAATCGATAAAGAATATGCTGGTATAGTTGCCGTTGCAGATACTGTGAAAGATACTTCAAAAGCAGCTATCGCAAGACTGAAAAAAATGGGTCTAGACGTTGTGATGATTACAGGAGATAATACACAAACTGCTCAGGCAATTGCAAAGCAAGTTGGTATTGATCACGTAATTGCAGAAGTATTGCCAGAAGGAAAAGCAGAAGAAGTGAAAAAACTGCAAGCAAATGGTAAGAAAGTAGCGATGGTTGGAGACGGGATAAATGATGCTCCTGCTCTTGCTACAGCGAACATTGGTATGGCAATTGGAACGGGAACGGATGTAGCGATGGAAGCAGCGGATATAACGTTAATCCGCGGTGACTTAAATAGTATTGCTGATGCGATATTTATGAGTAAAATGACGATAAGAAATATTAAACAAAATTTATTCTGGGCATTAGCTTATAACGCGTTAGGAATTCCAATTGCGGCATTAGGTTTCTTAGCCCCTTGGGTTGCTGGAGCAGCGATGGCATTTAGTTCTGTATCCGTTGTATTAAATGCATTACGATTACAAAGAGTTAAATTAAAACCTTAA
- the copZ gene encoding copper chaperone CopZ: MEQLTLQVEGMSCGHCVNAIESSVKELNGVEQVKVQLAEGTVEVTIDSSAVTLKDIVAVIEDQGYDVQ; this comes from the coding sequence GGTTGAAGGTATGTCTTGTGGACATTGTGTAAATGCTATCGAAAGCAGTGTGAAAGAGCTAAACGGTGTTGAACAAGTGAAGGTTCAATTAGCAGAAGGAACTGTTGAAGTTACTATCGACTCGTCTGCTGTCACATTAAAAGATATCGTTGCTGTAATCGAAGATCAAGGATACGATGTTCAATAA